Proteins encoded together in one Aminipila butyrica window:
- a CDS encoding coenzyme F420-0:L-glutamate ligase produces the protein MERRVGTISRGLRAPIIRQGDDLKSIVVNVLLEAAKNHDFQIQDRDVLAVTEAVVARAEGNYATISQLAEDVRKKLGGETIGVIFPILSRNRFAICLKGIAQGAKKIVLMLSYPSDEVGNHLVDVDLLDAKNINPYTDVLTQEQFETLFGKSRHTFTGMDYVNYYKKLIEEAGAEVEIIFANNPRTILQYTKKVLTCDIHTRERSKRILRDAGAEIVLGLDDLLNESVSGSGFNSRYGILGSNKATEDTVKLFPNDCTEFVKSVQAEIKEKTGKTIEVMVYGDGAFKDPVGKIWELADPVVSPGYTEGLEGTPNEVKIKYLADNDFAHLSGDELKAAISEYIKNKNCDLGDSMAAQGTTPRRLTDLIGSLCDLTSGSGDKGTPIVYIQGYFDNYTV, from the coding sequence ATGGAAAGAAGAGTAGGTACCATTTCCAGAGGTTTAAGAGCGCCTATTATCAGACAGGGCGATGATTTAAAGAGCATTGTAGTGAATGTATTGCTGGAAGCCGCAAAAAACCATGATTTTCAAATTCAAGACAGGGATGTGCTGGCGGTTACAGAAGCTGTAGTCGCTCGGGCTGAGGGCAACTATGCCACCATATCCCAGTTGGCAGAGGATGTGAGAAAGAAGCTGGGCGGGGAGACCATCGGGGTGATTTTCCCCATTTTGAGCCGGAACCGATTTGCTATCTGTTTGAAAGGCATCGCTCAGGGAGCCAAGAAAATTGTACTCATGTTGAGTTATCCCAGCGATGAGGTGGGAAACCATCTGGTAGATGTTGACTTACTGGATGCAAAGAATATCAATCCGTATACGGATGTATTGACTCAGGAACAGTTTGAAACGCTCTTCGGCAAATCAAGACATACCTTTACGGGCATGGACTATGTGAACTATTACAAAAAGTTAATAGAAGAGGCAGGCGCAGAAGTAGAGATTATTTTTGCCAACAATCCCCGGACTATTCTCCAGTACACTAAAAAGGTGTTGACCTGTGATATCCACACTAGAGAACGCAGCAAACGGATTCTGCGGGACGCAGGAGCTGAGATTGTATTAGGGCTGGACGACCTGCTGAACGAAAGCGTGTCCGGAAGCGGATTCAACAGCAGATACGGCATTTTAGGCTCCAACAAAGCTACAGAGGATACGGTCAAGCTGTTCCCTAACGATTGCACAGAGTTTGTCAAGAGTGTGCAGGCAGAGATTAAGGAAAAGACCGGAAAGACGATTGAGGTGATGGTTTATGGAGATGGCGCTTTCAAGGATCCGGTAGGAAAGATTTGGGAACTGGCTGATCCGGTGGTGTCTCCGGGATATACCGAAGGGCTGGAGGGAACCCCTAATGAAGTAAAGATTAAGTATCTGGCGGATAACGATTTTGCCCATCTGAGCGGTGATGAACTGAAGGCGGCCATTTCGGAATACATCAAGAACAAGAACTGCGATCTGGGAGATTCCATGGCGGCTCAGGGAACTACGCCGAGAAGATTGACAGACCTGATTGGTTCTCTCTGTGACCTGACTTCTGGCAGTGGGGATAAGGGTACGCCGATTGTGTATATTCAGGGCTATTTTGATAATTATACTGTTTAA
- a CDS encoding lytic transglycosylase domain-containing protein, with product MSIDRVNLNSQYGKGSGLSLTTGALLKENEPDFQQTLNKILPENQRQQWLSSTSGDVSARRNTDSGSLEDIFNKAADTYDVPVELLKAMAKAESGFNANAVSKCGAMGIMQLMPATAKALGVVDAYDPEQNIMGGANYISQKLKAYDGDITLALAAYNAGSGNVAKYGGVPPFKETQNYIKKIYGYMGEDLQLPNQPLQSAKSSASGVDKLLGNQDFSEMSTEQAYLAARLQMLRHQWDMQEIFASAKEEDQEQSDDLQLNLLLNSLKNL from the coding sequence ATGAGCATAGATCGAGTCAATCTGAATAGTCAATATGGAAAAGGAAGCGGCCTGAGTCTGACCACTGGGGCTTTGCTCAAAGAAAATGAACCGGATTTTCAGCAGACCTTAAATAAAATCTTACCGGAAAACCAGCGGCAGCAATGGCTGTCAAGTACTTCTGGTGACGTAAGCGCAAGGAGAAATACCGATTCTGGCAGTCTGGAAGACATCTTTAACAAAGCGGCAGATACGTATGATGTGCCGGTAGAGCTGTTAAAGGCTATGGCCAAGGCGGAATCAGGCTTTAACGCCAACGCCGTGTCTAAATGTGGGGCTATGGGTATCATGCAGCTGATGCCAGCTACGGCCAAGGCCTTGGGAGTAGTGGATGCCTATGATCCGGAGCAGAACATCATGGGGGGAGCCAACTACATTTCTCAGAAGTTGAAAGCCTATGACGGCGATATCACGTTGGCTCTGGCCGCCTACAACGCAGGTTCGGGCAACGTGGCTAAGTATGGAGGGGTGCCGCCCTTTAAAGAAACACAGAACTACATAAAAAAAATATATGGCTATATGGGAGAGGACTTGCAGCTGCCGAATCAGCCGTTGCAGTCAGCCAAATCTTCTGCTTCAGGAGTGGACAAGCTCTTGGGGAATCAGGATTTTTCAGAGATGAGCACAGAGCAGGCTTATCTGGCAGCCAGATTGCAGATGCTGCGCCACCAGTGGGATATGCAGGAGATTTTTGCATCAGCTAAGGAGGAGGACCAAGAGCAGTCCGACGATTTACAGCTGAACTTATTATTGAATTCTTTAAAAAATTTATAG
- a CDS encoding NCS2 family permease, whose amino-acid sequence MERFFKLKEHNTDVKTEITAGVTTFLSMAYILAVNPSMLAQAGMDSGGVFTATAISAAVGTLIMALFTNYPIALASGMGLNAYFTYSVCIPLAQQGIQDPWRIALAAVFVEGLVFILLTLCRFREKLINDVPKNLKYGITVGIGLFITLIGLSNAGITVASSSTLVDLGSVVSAPFALAFLGFLIICILQHYKVVCPILWGILATWGLGMAAQQLGWYVIKPEAGHYSLIPQFSGMSFMPEKPALFAFDFSFIMSNAVQFTVIVFSFLFVELFDTIGGLIGIADKADLLDEEGRLPKASRALMADAMGTVAGACLGTSTVTAYMESCAGVGQGGRTGLTGVTTAVLFLVALFFSPVFTAIPGFATAPALIFVGWLMMGSIKKMSFEGDMADAIGGFMGMIMMPFTYSIANGIMFGILSWLFLKLCSGKAKDIPPVMWISGLLFALRIATMVG is encoded by the coding sequence ATGGAACGATTTTTTAAACTAAAAGAACACAATACAGATGTAAAGACGGAAATCACCGCAGGTGTAACCACTTTCTTGTCCATGGCCTACATCTTGGCCGTTAATCCCAGTATGCTGGCTCAGGCAGGCATGGACAGCGGAGGCGTTTTCACCGCGACGGCCATATCGGCAGCGGTAGGCACATTAATTATGGCCCTTTTTACGAATTATCCTATCGCCCTGGCTTCTGGCATGGGCTTGAATGCGTATTTTACCTATTCTGTGTGTATCCCCTTAGCTCAGCAGGGAATACAAGATCCCTGGCGGATTGCGTTAGCCGCGGTCTTTGTAGAAGGATTGGTATTTATTTTGTTAACTCTGTGCCGATTCCGGGAAAAGCTCATCAACGACGTACCGAAGAACTTAAAATACGGAATAACGGTGGGGATTGGCCTTTTTATCACCTTAATCGGGCTCAGCAATGCGGGCATAACGGTGGCTAGCAGTTCGACTTTGGTGGATTTGGGCAGTGTGGTTTCGGCGCCCTTTGCCTTGGCCTTTTTAGGATTTTTGATTATCTGTATCCTCCAGCATTACAAGGTGGTATGCCCTATCCTTTGGGGAATACTGGCCACCTGGGGGCTCGGCATGGCTGCGCAGCAGCTGGGCTGGTATGTAATCAAACCAGAAGCAGGACATTACTCGTTGATTCCACAGTTTTCCGGTATGAGTTTTATGCCGGAAAAGCCTGCACTCTTCGCCTTTGACTTCAGTTTTATCATGAGTAACGCTGTTCAGTTTACCGTTATTGTGTTTTCCTTTCTATTTGTAGAATTGTTCGACACCATCGGTGGGCTAATTGGCATCGCTGATAAGGCAGACTTGCTGGATGAAGAGGGGCGGCTGCCCAAAGCCAGTCGGGCTTTAATGGCGGATGCTATGGGTACGGTGGCAGGTGCCTGTCTAGGTACCTCTACGGTTACCGCTTACATGGAAAGCTGTGCTGGGGTAGGCCAGGGCGGGCGCACCGGGCTCACTGGCGTAACCACGGCGGTACTCTTTCTTGTAGCTCTGTTCTTTTCTCCGGTCTTCACGGCTATCCCAGGCTTCGCTACGGCTCCAGCCTTAATCTTTGTGGGTTGGCTGATGATGGGCTCCATCAAGAAGATGTCCTTTGAAGGAGACATGGCGGATGCTATCGGCGGATTTATGGGGATGATTATGATGCCTTTCACCTATTCTATTGCTAACGGCATCATGTTTGGCATCCTCAGCTGGTTATTTTTGAAACTGTGTTCTGGCAAGGCTAAGGACATCCCCCCTGTCATGTGGATTAGCGGCTTGTTATTCGCCTTGCGTATTGCCACCATGGTGGGGTAA
- a CDS encoding FtsW/RodA/SpoVE family cell cycle protein — MSDFMSNIGEILGDFFSRTGEVLRYVFGWLSDNPTTVGDWYGGLVRWIFPVLALGILLSVLRDMLRVKNPAETWGYLVSSELGKFPIRHWECTVGRARHCDLIIDFPTISRTQCSLIRDDNGNWQVYNLSEKNPILCNGKPVIDSAPLGPGETIMLGGVILTLEPISEAEHEVQQQNRLAQSRPAPPWSSFAMLTVFQILTVGQLLITRPEHANTILLCYSVLLGVMWTYVLLSKIAKRTGFEPEILAFFACTLNLAVTASSAPGSLIKQTITILMGIGLFLGLGWFLRDLNRTVKARYLMAGATAGLLLLNLIFGSVIHGAQNWISIAGISVQPSELAKVTFIFAGCATLDRLFVKRNLWGFMLLSGFCLLALAIMSDFGTAAIFFVVFLVIAFLRSGDFATLSLICGGAVAGGGLILRFKPYIASRFSVWGHAWQNATGSGYQQVRTMSAAASGGLIGVGAGNGWLHNIAAANTDLVFGMLCEEWGLIIALLAVASIVTLSIFAFRVTKTGRSAFYTTAACAATSLLVFQTILNVFGSVDLLPLTGVTFPFISCGGSSMISSWGLLAFLKAADTRQNASFAVRSLPNLGEELESANSMETGFNPLFDMAGGMQPEAQPLSSAPDPIDSFLQQFDRLEEGTDRSAPHTQEIDDFLRQFGQPDRGEEENK, encoded by the coding sequence GTGTCAGACTTTATGAGTAATATAGGCGAAATCCTAGGGGATTTCTTCTCTCGCACCGGAGAAGTCCTCCGCTATGTCTTCGGGTGGCTGTCGGACAACCCTACTACGGTGGGGGATTGGTACGGCGGCCTTGTCCGCTGGATCTTCCCTGTACTGGCCCTAGGCATCCTCTTATCTGTACTTCGCGACATGCTTCGGGTGAAGAACCCTGCGGAGACCTGGGGCTATCTGGTATCATCGGAATTGGGTAAATTTCCAATACGTCATTGGGAGTGTACGGTGGGCCGGGCTCGTCACTGCGACTTGATTATCGACTTTCCCACCATCTCCAGAACCCAGTGCTCCTTAATTCGAGATGATAATGGCAATTGGCAGGTTTACAACCTATCCGAAAAAAACCCAATTCTCTGCAATGGCAAACCAGTGATAGATTCCGCCCCCTTGGGTCCGGGAGAGACCATCATGCTGGGTGGTGTCATTCTGACCTTGGAGCCGATTTCCGAGGCGGAGCACGAAGTCCAGCAGCAGAACCGGCTGGCTCAGAGCCGTCCTGCCCCCCCTTGGAGTTCTTTCGCCATGCTGACAGTCTTTCAAATTCTGACGGTAGGCCAACTGCTCATCACCAGGCCAGAGCACGCAAATACCATCCTTCTTTGCTACAGTGTTCTGCTAGGGGTCATGTGGACTTATGTACTGCTCTCCAAAATCGCCAAACGAACGGGCTTTGAACCGGAAATTCTGGCATTTTTCGCCTGTACCTTAAACTTAGCTGTAACGGCCTCCTCTGCCCCCGGCTCTCTGATTAAACAAACCATCACCATCCTCATGGGCATCGGACTCTTTCTGGGATTAGGCTGGTTTCTGCGAGATCTCAACCGAACGGTAAAGGCTCGTTATCTCATGGCCGGAGCCACCGCGGGACTGCTGCTCCTTAATTTAATTTTTGGCTCCGTGATTCACGGAGCTCAAAACTGGATATCTATTGCCGGCATCTCCGTACAGCCTTCGGAGCTGGCCAAGGTGACCTTTATTTTTGCCGGGTGCGCTACGTTAGACCGGCTGTTTGTCAAGCGAAACTTATGGGGCTTTATGCTCCTTTCCGGGTTTTGTCTGCTGGCCTTGGCTATTATGAGCGACTTCGGCACGGCGGCCATCTTCTTTGTGGTATTTCTCGTCATCGCATTTCTTCGATCGGGGGATTTTGCCACCTTATCGCTGATCTGCGGCGGAGCGGTAGCCGGAGGCGGTCTGATCCTGCGATTTAAGCCCTATATCGCTTCCCGATTTTCCGTCTGGGGCCATGCCTGGCAAAATGCGACCGGCTCTGGCTACCAGCAGGTTCGCACCATGTCAGCAGCTGCCAGCGGGGGGCTCATTGGTGTAGGTGCAGGAAACGGTTGGCTGCACAACATTGCTGCTGCCAACACCGATCTGGTCTTCGGCATGCTCTGTGAAGAATGGGGCCTGATTATCGCCTTATTGGCGGTAGCCAGCATCGTGACCTTGTCCATCTTCGCCTTTCGGGTAACTAAAACAGGGCGTTCAGCCTTCTACACTACGGCAGCCTGTGCGGCCACTTCCCTGCTGGTATTTCAGACAATCTTAAACGTCTTCGGTTCTGTAGACCTGCTGCCTCTCACCGGGGTGACCTTTCCCTTCATCTCCTGCGGCGGTTCCAGCATGATTAGTTCTTGGGGGCTTCTGGCCTTTTTAAAAGCTGCCGATACCCGGCAGAATGCCAGTTTCGCTGTCCGCAGCCTGCCCAATTTAGGTGAAGAACTGGAGTCAGCTAACAGCATGGAGACTGGATTCAACCCATTGTTTGATATGGCCGGCGGAATGCAACCCGAGGCTCAGCCTTTATCCAGTGCGCCAGACCCAATTGATTCCTTCCTACAGCAGTTTGACCGCTTGGAGGAAGGTACTGATCGTTCAGCGCCTCACACCCAGGAAATCGATGATTTTCTCCGTCAATTTGGTCAGCCTGATAGGGGAGAGGAGGAAAACAAATGA
- a CDS encoding penicillin-binding transpeptidase domain-containing protein translates to MKKITSRTIVCFLLALVLVAGTVLFTFKFFAEGNTWSAFSANRHLYTRDVLNTGRILDRDGNVLADYDESSQGWTYGASSSLHKATLHAVGDSSGMIGTGAMTRFADKLTGYNVITGAKPIFPGGRDLYLTLDADVCQTAYKALNGRKGTVGVYNYKTGQIICMVSAPTYDPADKPTIKDDDHRYEGVYINRLLSATFIPGSTFKLVTAAAALEQIDGIQERTFHCTGQVTIGDQVITCPTAHGDLTLGQALAASCNCTFGQLAAELGSEQMESYVKKVGLTGSLSVNGIQTAKSTFDFVSGGQGELAWSGIGQGKDLVNPCAMMVYSGAIAGGGTAAKPQIISHTAFTKGVRTSLYLKHSTKEFISPDTAATLADMMRNNVITNYGQSNFPGLSIGAKSGTAQSDHSDEDNAWFTGFLQDEKHPYAFVVLVEGGGSGSKVAGSVANAVLQAAVKAD, encoded by the coding sequence ATGAAAAAAATAACATCTCGCACCATTGTGTGTTTCCTGCTGGCCCTGGTGCTGGTGGCCGGAACAGTACTGTTTACCTTTAAATTTTTTGCAGAGGGCAACACCTGGTCTGCCTTTTCTGCCAACCGCCATCTATACACCCGTGATGTCTTGAATACTGGTCGAATCCTGGACCGAGACGGAAACGTTTTGGCCGATTACGACGAAAGCTCCCAAGGATGGACCTATGGAGCCAGCTCCTCCCTCCACAAAGCTACCCTTCACGCAGTAGGGGATTCCAGCGGGATGATCGGCACCGGTGCGATGACTCGGTTTGCCGATAAACTGACTGGTTACAATGTTATTACCGGGGCGAAACCGATTTTTCCAGGAGGACGGGATTTGTACCTGACTTTAGATGCCGACGTCTGCCAAACGGCTTACAAGGCTCTGAACGGCCGAAAAGGCACCGTAGGCGTATATAATTACAAGACGGGACAAATCATCTGTATGGTCAGTGCCCCCACTTACGATCCCGCTGACAAGCCTACGATCAAAGACGATGATCATCGATATGAGGGCGTCTACATCAATCGGCTGTTGTCTGCCACCTTCATTCCCGGCTCCACCTTCAAGCTGGTTACCGCAGCGGCAGCGCTGGAACAGATTGACGGTATTCAGGAACGGACTTTCCACTGCACCGGGCAGGTCACCATCGGCGATCAGGTTATCACCTGTCCTACTGCTCACGGAGATCTGACGCTGGGGCAAGCGCTGGCTGCCTCTTGCAATTGCACCTTCGGTCAGTTGGCCGCCGAACTTGGCAGTGAGCAAATGGAGTCTTATGTAAAAAAAGTTGGCTTGACCGGCAGCCTTTCAGTAAATGGCATACAAACAGCCAAATCCACCTTTGATTTCGTCTCAGGTGGGCAAGGAGAATTGGCTTGGTCCGGTATCGGCCAGGGGAAAGATTTGGTAAATCCCTGCGCTATGATGGTCTACTCTGGTGCTATCGCTGGAGGCGGCACGGCCGCTAAGCCGCAGATTATCTCCCATACAGCCTTTACAAAAGGCGTTCGTACCAGTCTCTACCTGAAACATTCCACCAAAGAATTCATCAGTCCAGACACGGCTGCCACCTTAGCCGATATGATGCGGAACAACGTTATCACCAATTACGGTCAAAGTAATTTCCCGGGGCTCAGCATCGGTGCGAAGTCTGGTACAGCTCAAAGCGACCATTCTGATGAAGACAATGCTTGGTTTACTGGATTTCTCCAGGATGAAAAACATCCCTACGCCTTTGTGGTATTGGTAGAGGGCGGCGGCAGCGGCAGTAAGGTGGCCGGCAGCGTGGCCAATGCAGTGCTTCAAGCTGCGGTAAAAGCCGACTAA
- a CDS encoding PH domain-containing protein, with amino-acid sequence MELKFQHLHKKAIGCMRLASAIGTIIFLLLCSIPKIIFYFLDTELPAWANVAYAAIIAISIGWIIITPIIRYKRYQYYIDDKQLIVIEGLWFITKDLAPIERVHQISIQRGPIDRMYGLSKVIATTAGGNIVIRFLENPIAEEIAESLGVRIGTIVKEQKQRGDQHA; translated from the coding sequence ATGGAACTAAAATTTCAACATCTGCATAAAAAAGCCATCGGCTGTATGCGGCTTGCATCTGCAATTGGCACGATTATTTTTCTGCTATTGTGCAGTATACCCAAAATAATTTTCTACTTCTTAGATACAGAACTCCCTGCCTGGGCAAACGTTGCATATGCTGCCATTATTGCCATCAGCATAGGATGGATTATCATTACACCTATTATTAGATATAAACGGTATCAATATTATATTGATGACAAGCAGCTTATAGTGATAGAGGGACTTTGGTTTATCACAAAAGACCTTGCTCCTATTGAGCGGGTTCATCAGATTTCCATTCAGCGTGGGCCCATTGACCGAATGTATGGGCTTAGCAAAGTTATTGCAACAACCGCAGGAGGAAATATTGTCATTCGATTTTTAGAAAATCCGATTGCTGAAGAAATCGCAGAAAGCTTAGGCGTTCGTATCGGTACCATCGTAAAGGAACAAAAACAGCGGGGTGATCAACATGCCTGA
- a CDS encoding PH domain-containing protein: MPEVRCHFISVIMGTFKSIWYIIAVFFVSALNMIKDLKLQNFPSTMALVGLGIFFIVMLVCFLYHFLRWRRTKIYIEDETLIIARKQLSQSKTTVKLSSISTVNLQQNLFERIFDVYSLQLDINSSATAEKVDFHLVFSKPLAFAFKDHILAYIDTESDAPDAASEQQAENVKNNQITEETIISFRFKEVILHCILNFSIIGLLSSIALIAALLWTFNTETPGLSRVIIPTILSATLAVIPFIYKSITAFLLYYGFTLKKNGDKVLISYGLFTKRQFTLPLDKTNALVIKQSFQARFFNLAYGEIINVGMGDSTNNQAPLFCLLVKPETLQQVIRQIAPEFVLDQIPERSPKSALLPTSIPWLFFGILAVIGFTLFFKGWIGWLILAFFALCAYLSSITKALQLYENKISISTGIFQKRTITVFYGKIQNMSVKYGPISNRLGLYKGEVSILSSMENRSNNIGYFPKERFTAIENQIMSHESLPLQK, translated from the coding sequence ATGCCTGAAGTTCGATGCCATTTTATCTCCGTTATCATGGGCACCTTTAAATCGATTTGGTATATCATCGCTGTGTTTTTTGTTTCTGCTCTAAATATGATAAAAGATTTGAAACTCCAGAACTTCCCGTCAACGATGGCTTTAGTCGGGCTTGGAATTTTCTTCATTGTTATGTTAGTCTGCTTTTTATACCATTTTCTTCGTTGGCGAAGAACCAAAATATATATTGAAGATGAGACCCTGATTATCGCTCGCAAACAATTATCCCAAAGCAAGACGACGGTAAAATTATCTAGTATTTCCACAGTGAATTTGCAGCAAAATCTCTTCGAACGAATATTTGATGTGTATTCCCTGCAATTGGACATTAACTCATCTGCCACCGCAGAAAAAGTAGATTTCCATTTAGTTTTTAGTAAACCGCTTGCCTTTGCTTTTAAGGACCATATCCTCGCTTATATCGATACGGAATCAGACGCCCCTGATGCGGCGTCTGAGCAACAAGCGGAAAACGTGAAAAACAACCAAATTACAGAAGAAACCATCATATCCTTTCGTTTTAAAGAAGTAATCCTTCACTGCATATTGAACTTTTCAATTATCGGATTATTGTCGTCGATTGCTTTGATTGCTGCCTTGCTTTGGACCTTTAATACTGAAACACCGGGGCTTAGCCGAGTAATTATTCCGACGATTTTATCTGCTACCCTTGCAGTTATTCCTTTTATTTATAAAAGTATTACGGCATTTTTGTTATACTACGGATTTACACTTAAAAAGAATGGCGATAAAGTCTTGATATCCTATGGGCTATTTACCAAAAGGCAGTTTACCCTGCCGTTGGATAAGACAAATGCATTGGTTATAAAGCAATCGTTTCAAGCTCGATTTTTCAATTTGGCCTATGGGGAAATCATCAATGTGGGTATGGGAGATTCTACCAATAATCAAGCACCGCTATTTTGCCTGCTTGTGAAACCAGAAACCCTTCAACAAGTAATACGGCAGATTGCACCAGAATTTGTTTTAGATCAAATTCCAGAACGCTCTCCTAAGTCAGCGCTCCTCCCAACTTCTATCCCCTGGTTATTTTTTGGCATCCTGGCAGTCATCGGCTTTACCCTGTTCTTCAAAGGTTGGATTGGATGGCTTATTCTCGCCTTTTTCGCGCTTTGTGCCTACTTATCCAGTATCACCAAAGCCTTGCAGCTATACGAGAATAAGATTAGCATCTCAACTGGAATCTTTCAAAAAAGAACAATCACTGTCTTTTACGGAAAGATTCAAAATATGTCGGTAAAATATGGGCCGATCAGTAATCGGTTAGGCCTTTATAAAGGGGAGGTATCGATTTTATCCTCTATGGAAAACAGGAGTAACAATATCGGCTATTTCCCCAAGGAACGGTTTACAGCAATAGAAAACCAAATTATGTCACATGAAAGCCTTCCCTTGCAAAAGTGA
- the pyrE gene encoding orotate phosphoribosyltransferase — MSYKKEFIEFMVRAGVLTFGDFTTKSGRKTPYFVNTGNYKTGAQADKLGGFYASCIVENMKAERIKNDIAALFGPAYKGIPISVATAIALSRDFDRDINYCFNRKEEKDHGEGGKMVGYKLQDGDSVLMVEDVITAGTAVRETLPQLMAAADVKVEGLIISVDRMERGQGDKTAIQEIEEEFGIKTYPLVTVREIIDTLHNAEVDGKVVIDDQMKERMEAYLEQYCVK; from the coding sequence ATGAGTTACAAGAAGGAATTTATTGAATTTATGGTGCGGGCAGGGGTATTGACTTTCGGAGATTTTACGACGAAGAGTGGCAGAAAGACTCCTTATTTTGTCAACACCGGCAATTACAAAACCGGTGCTCAGGCAGATAAGCTGGGTGGATTTTATGCCAGCTGTATCGTGGAAAATATGAAAGCAGAACGCATCAAAAACGATATCGCCGCCTTGTTTGGACCGGCATACAAGGGAATTCCCATTTCCGTCGCTACAGCCATTGCTCTATCCAGAGATTTTGACCGGGATATCAACTACTGTTTTAACCGCAAAGAGGAAAAAGATCATGGAGAAGGTGGGAAAATGGTAGGCTACAAGCTTCAGGACGGGGATTCTGTGCTGATGGTAGAAGATGTTATCACTGCGGGAACTGCTGTCCGGGAGACGCTGCCACAGCTAATGGCAGCAGCTGATGTGAAGGTAGAAGGGCTGATTATCTCTGTGGACCGCATGGAACGGGGACAGGGAGATAAGACAGCCATTCAGGAAATTGAAGAAGAATTCGGCATCAAGACGTATCCGCTGGTCACGGTCCGGGAGATTATCGATACGCTGCATAACGCAGAGGTAGACGGCAAGGTTGTCATCGATGATCAGATGAAAGAACGGATGGAGGCATACCTGGAGCAGTACTGCGTTAAGTAG
- a CDS encoding DUF3298 and DUF4163 domain-containing protein, which translates to MLNDQNLLDLQKAYEEEPIPKELSQRVAEAVYKAERELLQEEERERILRGKKMKRRVISAAAAMVVVVGGFGLGVNTSKAFADTVSDIPVLSSLAKVFTVERIHEENDTYVADLNIPGIEGLKDKALQQRINNLVRQQVTAAVEETKAMMEENKKAYLETGGTEEDYMKREISVDYNVQCLNDKVLSFSVYKTETLASAYFDMFYYNYDLETGKELTLKDLLGDDYKDIANKQIKEQIAERAKEPGAMYWDTMEDMEADAFKTIADDQQFYINQAGKPVIVFNKYEIAPGYMGIQEFEIQK; encoded by the coding sequence ATGTTGAATGATCAAAATTTATTAGACCTGCAAAAGGCCTATGAAGAGGAGCCAATTCCCAAGGAGTTGTCTCAGCGGGTGGCGGAAGCTGTCTACAAAGCGGAAAGGGAGCTATTGCAAGAAGAGGAAAGAGAGAGGATACTGAGGGGGAAAAAGATGAAGAGACGAGTAATAAGTGCCGCCGCCGCGATGGTGGTAGTCGTAGGAGGATTTGGTTTAGGCGTGAACACCAGCAAGGCCTTTGCTGATACGGTGTCGGATATACCTGTTTTAAGTAGCTTAGCAAAGGTGTTTACGGTGGAGAGAATTCACGAGGAAAACGATACCTATGTGGCAGATTTGAATATTCCCGGCATTGAGGGATTAAAAGACAAGGCTTTGCAGCAGCGAATCAACAATCTGGTTCGTCAGCAGGTAACCGCTGCGGTGGAAGAGACAAAGGCGATGATGGAAGAAAACAAAAAAGCCTATTTGGAGACCGGCGGTACAGAAGAAGACTACATGAAGCGAGAAATCAGTGTAGATTACAATGTGCAATGCCTGAACGACAAGGTGCTCTCCTTCTCTGTATACAAGACGGAAACCCTGGCCAGCGCCTACTTCGATATGTTTTATTACAATTATGATTTAGAAACGGGCAAAGAACTGACTTTAAAAGACTTGTTGGGTGACGACTACAAGGACATTGCCAACAAGCAAATTAAGGAACAGATTGCAGAACGGGCAAAGGAACCGGGAGCCATGTATTGGGATACCATGGAAGACATGGAGGCAGACGCATTTAAGACAATTGCCGATGATCAGCAATTCTATATTAATCAGGCAGGTAAGCCGGTCATCGTCTTTAATAAATATGAGATTGCACCGGGATATATGGGGATTCAGGAGTTTGAAATTCAAAAATAA